In Acomys russatus chromosome 13, mAcoRus1.1, whole genome shotgun sequence, the genomic stretch ccattttccccaatttttggGCCCCTTCTAATGTATTATATGCCCCagttcagcctgaagaaaccttaagggaATGACCCCTTAGAAGGGTTGGGAATGAGATATCAGAAATCTGAGTATATTCAAGAAATGCAGTTCTCAGGTGATGGTCTGGATCTGCACTACTTCAAACCATTTTTGACACTCACCTTGGCTAACCAGCAGATGTGAAAGGAGACCTTGGATTGGCAtcaggatgaaagaaaaaaacacttgcGGAAGAAAACCTTTCCGGCAGTATAGGATCTTTCTCTGGGATTTGGGGATACTATCGGTGTTGATGCTCTTGAAGAAAAGTATCagattatcagctgtggatagcTTCTCTGCTGGAGCACTCCACTCAGCCTGATGAGCCTCCCTAACTGGAATACATTGTTAACTTAAGTGTAGGAAGCACAAGTGCTTGAAGCTAACATCCTTGCAGAGCTGCAAAGTTTGAGCACAGTGGTAGCAACAtgaaaagcaataataaaaaaattgaacagACTTTATGTACAATTATTATTACTGTAGGCCAGTTATTATTGCCCATTTTGAATGTCCAAAATATTGATAGTATTTCTGTGTCTAAGACATTGATAGTAATATTAGTGCTATGTTTTCTTTGGTAAGAGCTCATTATatgtcatatttaaaaaaaaatcgcaGAATCTCTAAATAAAATTTGgtaaagaattgaaaaaaaaaaaaaaaaaaaaaaaaaaaaaaaaaaaaaagaaaagaaaagaaaagaaaagaaaaatccaaacaagACACAGAAAGCTGATAGCTATCTTTAGCACATATTACTGCTACCACTTAAGGAAAATGTAGCTTATAGATGTAATGTAAAATTAGCCAAAAGTTTGACTATGGTAAAAAGGGGTTCCAATGGCACCCTACATATTTCCTGACATAGCCATCATCACacaacaattatttattttattgcctgTTTTGCAAGTAGATATAAACACTTGCATGCTGCCCTTGTTGGATATTTTTATCTCTACTACTACATGCTTGTTATATGAATCTTTAACATTCATTGGAAAACAAACCTAAGGGTGTTATGTAGAAATAGACATTCTTTGAAGTAAATAGTACTTTATACAATACTAAAAATTTGCTGACAGTCTAAAATTATAATGTTCATATATTGCCTGACTACTGTGAACTTGGTGCTATTATAAGTTCAGTTTTTGCATACTAAATTTCTAATTAGTTTCAGCTCGATCTCTAATTAATTCTAAACTAGCTCTCTAGCCAGCGGATGGCAGAAAAGCTGACTCTCATCCTGAGGCTCTCAACAGCAATATTCTCCTTTCATATCCACATCATGCAAATCAGAACACTGTTTTTCAACATGACTCAGGACCAGGCTGATGTTATTATTAATGACAAAACACTCAAGTGAGGAGGCCACCTGCTTCATTCTGTAGCAATGGACCTGAGGCTTTCCATGCTAACAAACTTTATATTAGTTTTCATTAAGAATAACTCCAGTTCCTCTTCCTGTAAGCGACCCGAGGGGACCTGCGAAGATGGTTCCCTACTCACTTGACCCGGAAAACCCTACAAAATCATGCAAATCAAGAGGTTCAAATCTTCGTGTTCACTTTAAGAACACCCGGGAAACTGCCCAGGCCATCAAGGGTATGCATATCCGAAAAGCCACCAAGTATCTGAAAGATGTCACTTTAAAGAAGCAGTGTGTGCCTTTCCGGTGGTATAATGGTGGAGTTGGGAGGTGCGCCCAGGCCAAACAGTGGGGCTGGACTCAGGGTCGGTGGCCAAAAAAGAGTGCTGAATTTTTGCTGCACATGCTGAAAAATGCGGAAAGTAATGCTGAACTCAAGGGTTTAGATGTAGATTCCCTGGTCATTGACCACATCCAGGTGAATAAGGCACCTAAGATGCGCCGACGAACTTACAGGGCCCATGGCCGGATTAACCCATACATGAGCTCCCCCTGCCACATCGAGATGATCCTCACTGAAAAGGAGCAGATTGTTCCAAAGCCCGAGGAGGAGGTGgcacagaagaagaagatatcCCAGacgaaa encodes the following:
- the LOC127196866 gene encoding 60S ribosomal protein L17-like → MVPYSLDPENPTKSCKSRGSNLRVHFKNTRETAQAIKGMHIRKATKYLKDVTLKKQCVPFRWYNGGVGRCAQAKQWGWTQGRWPKKSAEFLLHMLKNAESNAELKGLDVDSLVIDHIQVNKAPKMRRRTYRAHGRINPYMSSPCHIEMILTEKEQIVPKPEEEVAQKKKISQTKLKKQKLMARE